Within Sorangiineae bacterium MSr11367, the genomic segment CCAGCTCCTCGATGGTCGTGCTCTGCTCGATGGCCGACTCGAGCCGCTCGTCCATCTCGATGCCGCGCCGGCGCAGGCTGCCTTTGCGCGTGGGCGCCGATTGCGCGAGCAGCGAGGAGAGCCCCACGAGCACGCCCACCTGCGAGTCGCCCGCCTTGCGCCGGCACAGCACCACCAGGCTCGGCTCCTCGGCCACCGCGATGGCGTAGCCCATCATCGACTCGTACACGGTCCCGAGGTGCTCGACGTCGAGGTCCTCGCGGTCGACGTGCAGAAGCTCGTCCAGGACGCGCGCTACGATCGCATCGGGCACGTGCGCCGCGCTCAAGAAGGGGAAGCTTCCCAGCAGCCGATCTGCCGCCGGCAGCTCCTCGTCGAGGCGCACGAAGGCCTGAAGCAGCGCCTCCCACGTGGGCGGCGCCTCTGACGGGAAAGTCGGTTGCCGCGAGCGGCAAACCTCCGAGAGGCCACCGGCCACGTGCAGAAACACGGTGCGCACGACCACCGCGACCAGCCCCGCGTGCAGCGCTTTGGGCCTCACCGGGCCTTCGGGCGCGCGGAACCCTCCGGCCAACAGCGCGAGGGCGTTGCGGGTGCGATCCGTGATCGCATCGAGCGCGCTATGCCGAACGAGCCTCCTCGCCACGTCGCCTTGGTCTAGTTCATCTAGTTCAGGGACCGCCAGTCGAGCATGTCGACGGTGCGCTCGCTGATGCGGTAGTCGACCGTCTGCCGTTCGCCGACGGCGTCGCCCCCGATTTGGAGCGGCATCGGGCGCGAGAAGGTCATCCGTATGGCCGTGGCGAACCAATCGCGCATGCCACGAAGTGGATGCGCGCCGTGCCAGAGCGGGTGCAGATTCGAGATGGCCCCGAGCGCGCTTCGGTCGTAGATGCGCACGCTGAGGTAGCCGGGAAGGCGCTCCGCAAAGGGGAAGGCGCGGAAGCCGTAGCCGAACTCGGGCACGGTCGCGCACCCGGCCACGCTGGCGAGGCCCTCGTACAGCACGGCGCCGTTGCCCACGCCGTCGATCTTCACGACCTTGCCGGTCGAGTCGACGGTGTAGACCTCATCGCCCATGTTCTCGATCAGCACGTGCGGACGGCCGCTCACCAGCTGCTTCGGCGTGGTGCGAAAGAGCATGGCGCCCAAGTAGCCGTACACGCTCTTGGCCACGCGCTTTCCTGGCCCGCGCGCGGCATCGAGCTGGTTCTTGTAGTCGTTGAGGATCTGCGCATCCCAGCCGCAGCCCGCGAATCCGGTGAGGACACCCTCGCACTCGACGAGCCCGAAACGCCGCGTCGGCAACGTGCCCGGCCCGAGCCCCGCGAGCACGTCCACGAGCTGCCCCAGCTTGCGGGCCCCCGTGGAGCGGGCCCACGCGTTGCCGGTTCCCAGGGGAAGCAGCCCGACGATGGGGAGCGGGTCGTTCTTCGGCAGCACGTGGTGCATCGCGTTCAACAGCGCGATGGCCGTGCCGTCGCCCCCGGCGGCCAGGATGCACCGCGCATCGCGCACGGTTTTGAGCCAGCCCTCGATCTCGTCGATGGTCTTCGTCAGGCGGATGCGCGCGCCGGGGAGGGCACGACCGAGTTGGGCGGCGATGCGGCGTCCACCGCGTTTGGCGTTGGCGTTGACCAAAATGGCGAGGCCGGCACCCACCGCCGGCGAGCTGCCCTTGCCGTTCGAACGTCGCCACGTCGAGCTAAAAACCACGTTCGATCGCCTCCCGTACATCCCTCATCAATTTATCCCGCGAGGCTTTAAAATCGGCGACACGCCCTTCACCTGGCCGGCCGTTGCTTCCATAAGCGCGGGCGTCGATGGGCGGGTGAATGACGATCTTCACGTTCACGTCCGCGTGCGAGCGCATCGTGTCGGGCGGCAGGATGTCCTTCGTACCGTCGATGGTGACGGGAAGGACCGACAACTGAGCTTCCAGGGCCAGATTGAATCCGCCCTTCTTAAAGGGGAGGAGCTCTCCCGTGCGGCTGCGCGTCCCCTCGGGGGCAATCCACACGTGCACGCGCTCGGCGACCATTTTCTTCGCGATTTCCAGGCTTTCCACGGCGCGCTGGCGGTTCGACCGATCGATTTCGATGAATCCGGCCTCGCGCATGGCCGCTCCGAATACGGGGACCTTGAAAAGTTCCTTCTTGGTAATCATCCGGATGTTGCCGCCCACGACCGCGAAAACCACGGGAATGTCGTAGTGCGACTGATGATTGCTCATCACCAGGAAAGAGCTCCCCTTCTCGAGATGTTCGCGGCCTCGGACATCGAGATGGATGCGGGTATGGGCGACGATTTTTTGCGACCAGCTGCGCAGGCGCTCGTCGCAAACGTCCTTCCGGACCCGCCCGAGGGCGGCGTCGACGACCGTGGGCCAACTGATGGCGAACGTCTCGTAGACCGTGCGAAGCGAGAGAGCCAGCGAGCCACGCTCTGGCGACAGACGCGATGAAAGCACGGGCGGAGTACTAGCATAGCAAAAACACCCTGTTTGCTTGATATTGCGGGACGCGGCTCGTAGCATCGGTGCCCGGCATCGCTACGGTATATTTCCCGGGAGTTTTCGCGTCTCCGAACACGAGTCACCTCACCGCGGCGGGCCCTAAAGGCAGCTTGGTCAATAAGGCAGCAGCGTGAGCACGTGCGAATGGGGGCATCGGCCCCAGGGTGATGGATGAGCGCGCAGACGATTCGAAACGCTCTCGGTGTCCTTCAAGAAGATCCGGACAACGGGCAAGCGTGGGCTGATCTCGGGACCTTCTTTGGCAACCCGGAGGCAAGACAAGAGCTGTCGTCCGAACTTTCCACGGAGGAGCTAGGCGCCCTCTTGGAATCGGCCCGCCGTGCGCACGAGCTGCGCAGGGAATACGAGGCCGTGGCGAAGCTGCTCCAATGGGAGGTCGAGGTCGCCAAAGGGACCGAGCGGGAAGCTCCGCTGGTCACCGAGATGGCCCGCGTCCTCGACGAGGAGCTGCTCGACGACGAGGGGTCGAGCCTCGCGTACATGCATTTGCTCGAGCTGCGTCCCGGGGAACGGGTCGCGGTCGACGCCCTGGAAAGGGCCGAGGGCAAGCGCACGAAATGGTTCGAGATCGTCAAGCGCTACGTCGACGAGGCCAAGGGCACGAAGGATCCCGCCTTCAAGAGCTCCCTCTTCGTGACCGGCGCCGAGGCGGCATACCGCTACGGCCGGCCGCAGCTCCAGGGCGAAGGCTCCAAGGGGCAGAAGAAGCTCGAGGCGCTGGAGGGCGAGATCGTGACGGGCGCGAAGAAGGCGCTCGACATCGATCCGAAGAACCGCCGCGCGGCGTTGTTGCTCGAGCGCGTGTACCGGCAGCGGGGTGACTACGCGCTGGTGGCCGAGGTGCTCGAGCTGCTCGCGCGCGAGAGCCCCATCAAAGAGGAGAAGAGCGCGGCGTTCCTGCGGCTGGCCCGCGTGTACGCGAAGCGCCTGAACGATCCGGAGAACGCGATGAAGGCGTATGCCGCCGTCGTCGACGCCTCACCGGGCAACGTCGAGGCCACGGCCGCGCTGGTGGATCGCTTCACCGACAAGCAGGAGTGGGACAGCCTCGTCTCGCTGTACGAGGACCAGCTTGCGGCGTCGTCGTTCACGCAGGGGCAGGAAGCCGGGATTCTGCTGCAGATCGCGATGGTGCACTGGAAGATGCGCGAGCGGCCGGATGCCGCCGAGCCGTTTTTTGCGCGGCTGCGCAAGATCGAGCCGGCGCACCCGCAGATGCTCACGTTCTTCCGTGCGTGGTGCCACGAGAAGGGCGAATTCGGTCGCCTCACGCAGATCCTCACCGACGCGCAGCGCGTGCTCACGGATGGCCCCACGCGGGCCACCATCGTGGCGGAGCTCGCGCAGCTCGCCGAGGACGGCGCCAACGCAACGCGCGCCATCGAGCAGTGGCGATCACTGCTCCGGCAAGATCCGAACAACAAGGAAGCGCGCCAGGCGCTCAAGCGACTCTATCGGCAGACGGGCGGCTGGAACGCCCTGGCCGATTTGCTGCGCGGCGATCTGGAGAAGATCGGCGTCGAGGACAAGGAGGCGCGGCTTCCCGTGCTCCGCGACATCGCGGCCATCTACCGCAACGATCTGAAGAACGACTCCGCATTGGTGACGGTGCTGTCGCAGATCTCCACGCTCGATCCGGAGGACAAGGACGCAGCGCGGGAGCTGGCGCGCGTGTACGCGGCGCTGGGGCGCTGGCGCGAGATGCTCGCGACGCAGGCCCGCGTGGCGGAGCTCGAGACCGACATCGGTGCGCGCACGGAGATCTACCGGGAGGTGGCGCGGCGTTGGTTGGAGCAGTTCTCCAACATGCAGAACGCCGTCGATGCGTACGAGAAGCTGCTCGATGCATCGCCCGACGATCGCGAGGCGAACCAGAAATTGCGTGAGCTTTACACGAAGCGTCGCGCGTACAAGCCGCTCTACGACTTGCTGGCGCGGCAGGTGGAGCGTCTCGAGCAGGAGACGCCGCGGGAGCTCGACGTCGAGGCGGGCACCGATCCGACCGGCGAAGAGAAGCGCGCGCTCTGGCTGGAGATGGCCAAGCTGGCGGCGGACCGGCTCGATCGCGGGGCGGACGCCGTGGTGGCGTACAAGAAGGTGCTCGCGGAAGAGCCGAGCTCGCAGCAGGCGCTGGATGCGCTGGAGAAGCTGGCCGATCGCGAGAAGGACTACGCGACGGTGGCCGAGGTGCTCGAGCGGCGTGTGGAGCTTGCCGCAGGCGCGCCGGGCGGGACGCAGACGCAGCTCGCCATCTTGCAGAAGCTGGGATCGATCTACGCGGACCGACTGCAGGACCCCAAAGGGTCGATGCGGGCGTGGCGGCGTGTGCTCGATCTGTCGCCGGGGCATCCGAAGGCGCTGCGCGTGCTGCGCGACACCTTCCTCGCCGCGGCCGATTACGAGGGGCTGACCGAGCTTTACGCGACCACCGAGGACTTCGAGGGGCTCGCGGAGGTGCTTTCGTCGGCGGCGGATCGCACGCCGGAGCCCGATGCGAAGATCGAGCTCTCGTACCGTGCGGCGGACGTCTACGTGGATCGCCTCCACGCGCCGGAGCGGGCTTTCCGGGCCTACGAGCGCGTTCTCGGCGTGCGGCCGGACGACAAGCGCGCGGCCGCGGCATTGGTGCCGCTCTACGAGCGCGAGGAAAAGTGGGCGCGGCTTCCTCCTCTGTACGAGGTGCTCTTGCAGCACGCGACGGGCGACGAGGAGAAGCTCGAGCTGCTGCACAAGCTGGCGCACATCACCGGGCACAACCTGCAAGATCGCGCGGGGTCGTTCGTGTACGCGCGGCGTGCGTACCAGTTGGATCCGAACCGCGAGGAGGCCCTGGAGACCTTCGAGAAGGCCTCGCGCGCCTCGGGCGAGTGGGAAGCGTTCGTCACGGCGTTGAATGCGCGGCTCGCGGAAGGTGCGGCGCAAACAGGAGCGGCCCCCAAAGCGGGGCCTGGGGTACCTGACGAGACGACGCGGCGGACGTTGCGCTCGAAGATCGCGCAGGTGTACGCGCTGGAGCTGGGCCGCATCGACGATGCGATCACGGCGTACCGCTCGCTGGTCGAGGACAGCCCCGACGACGAAGAGACGGTGGGCGCGCTCGATCAGCTGCTCCGCAGTGAAGGGCGGCGCGACGATCTGCGCTGGCTCTTCGATCAGCGGGTCGGGCGGGCGAACACCTCGTGGAAGATTCACCTCTACAACGAGTGGGCCACGCTCGAAGAGGACGTGTTCGGCGCGCCCGAGCAGGCGGTGGCCATCTACCGCAAGATCCTCGAGCTGGTGCCGCAGCATGGCGGTGCGTTGCGTTCGCTGGCGCGGCTGCTTCGCGCGGCGGGTGATGCGCAGGGGGCCGCCGAGGCCCTGGAGAAGGACCGCGATCAGCGCGATGGCGTGGACCGCGCGCAGCGTGAGGTGGAGCTCGCGCGGCTGTACATGTCGTCGCTGAAGCGCCCGCTGGATGCACTCGCGGCGGCGCAGCGCGCGCTCGACATCGTGCCGCACCCGCCGCCGGGCAGTGCGCACGGAAGCGGCAGCCCGGAGTACCGGGGGGCCGTGGAGGTCATCGAGGAGCTCTTGCACGTGCCCGAGACGCGGGGCCGTGCGGCGGTGCTTCTGGAGGCGCACTACGACCAGACGGGCAATGCGCAGAAGCAGGCCGAGGTGCTCGAGGTCATGATCGCGACCGCGGCGGCGAAGAAGGACCGCATCGCGCTCTACTCGCGCCTGGCCGACGTGTACGAAGGGAAGGTGGGCGCGCTCACCACGGCGTTCGACGTCATCGCGCGCGCCGCCTCCGAGTTCCCCATGGAGCTCGAGCTCTGGGATCGCCTCGCGGTGCTGTCGAACCGCACGCACCGCGCGCAGCAGTTCGTGCACGCGATCGTGGAGGCCGTACCGCCCACGGGCAATACCGGTCTGCCCGACTCGGTGGAGATGGACCTCGCGGAGCGCGCTGCCACCCTGTACGACGAGATGCTCGGCGACATCGTGGCCGCGCAGCCATACTTGGAGCGCATTCTCACGCGCGATCCGAGCAACGAGCGCGCGTTCCAGCGCTTGAAGCAGATCCTGACCACCCTGGAGCGGTGGGACGAGCTCGAGGTGCTGTACGAGAAGGCCATTTCCGCGGCGCCCGACCTGGGCCGGCGCGCGGACCTTCTCGCGGACGTGGCGCTGGTGGCCGAGGAAATCACCGGCGATCGCCCCAAGGCCATCGCCTACTACGAGCGCATCCTGCAGCTCGAACCGAACCACGATCAGACGGTGCGCGCCCTCGATTCGCTCTACTCGAGCGAGGAGCGCTGGACCAACCTGGCCGACCTTCTGCGAGGCCGTTTGCCCGTGGCCTCGCTCGACGAGGCGGTCGCGCTCAAGCTGCGCCTCGGGGCGCTGTACACGGCGCGGCTCGAGGATCCGGCGACGGCCATCGGCTTCCTCGAGGACGTGCTGCAGGCGGATCCCACGAACCGCGAGGCGCGCGATCTCACGGAGAAGTGCCTCAATGTGCCCGAATTGCGTCCGCGCGCGGCCGTCATTCTGGAGCACGTGTACGTCTCGCTGGACGCCCCGCGCGATTTGGTGCGCATCCTCGAGGTGCGCCTGGAGACGGCGCAGGCCATCGAGGAGCGGCGCGAGCTGCTCCGCCGCATCGCGGAGCTGCGCGACGACCGGCTGCAGGAGGGCGCGTTCGACGTGTACGCGCGCCTGGTGCCGATTGCACCGGACGACGTGGACGCCCGCAACGGGCTGCTCACCTTGGCGAAGAAGCTCGGGGCCTTCGAAGAAGCCGCGCGCGTGCTCGCCGAGTCCGCGGAGGCGGCCAACGTGCCGCAGCCGCGCGCGCAGATCCTGAGCGAGTTGGCGCAGCTTCTCGAGCGCTACCTCGGCGACGCGGATCGCGCGGAGGTCGTCTACCGCCAGGTGCTGGACATCGGCCCCGACGAGCCCGATTTGGCATTGCCCATCGCGCGCTCGCTCGAGCGCATTTACGCGGCCTCGGGCCGCACGCGCGACCTGGTGGAAATTCTGCGCACCGAGGTGCGGCTCGAGGAAGACGCGGCCGCGCGCCGTGAAATCCAGGGTCGACTGGGTGAGCTCTGCGAAACGTCGCTCGACGATCCGAAGGGCGCCATCCAAGCATGGCGCGCGCGGCTCGACGACGATCCGCTCGATGGCGCCGCGCTGGGCGCGCTCGATCGGCTCTACGAGCGCACGCAAGAGTGGCGCGCGCTGGTCGACATTCTGCGTGCACGCGAGCGCCAGGTGGACGAGCCGAAGGTGCGGCGCCAGTTCATGGAGCGCGTGGCGTCGACCTTGGCCGATCGCCTGTCGGACGTGCCGGAAGCCATTTTGGCGTACCGCGCGCTGGTGGACGAGTTCGGGCCCGACGAGGGCGCCCTCTCGGCCCTGGAGCGGCTCTACGAAACGGCGGAACGGTGGCCCGATCTGGCCGAGACCATCGAGGCGCGCCTGGCCATTTCCGAGACCGAGGAGGGGCGGCTGGCCCTGCTCGGCAAGCTCGGTGCGGTGCGGCGCGAGCGACTCGACGAGGTGCCGCAGGCCATCGAGGCCTTCCGGCAGGCGCTGATGATCGACGCGGCGCATGCGCCGAGCCGTGCGGCGTTGGAAGGGCTGCTCGATCACGCGGACGTGCGCCGCGAGGTGGCCGGTATCCTGCGGCCGCTTTACGAGGCGGACGGCCAGGAAGAGTCGCTGCTCCGGGTCATCGACATCGAGGCGGAGTACGCCGAGGAGCGCGAGGCGCGGCTGCAGTTGTACCGCGAAGCTGCACGCGCGGCCGAGACGACCTTGGGCGATAAGCGCAGGGCCTTCGGCTACTCGCTTCGCGCGCTGCGCGAGGCCGAGTCGGCGGAGGAGTTCTTGCCGTGGCTCGAGCGCGCGGAGCGGCTTGCACAGTCGATCGACGCGTACCCCGAGTTGGTCGATCTCCTGCGCGAGGTCGCACCCGAGCTCGCCGACGGCGATCTGCAGGTGCAGGTCACCTTGAAGATCGCGTCGCTCCTGCGCGATGCGCTCTCCGACAAGGCTGGCGCACGCACCTACTACGTGAAGGCGCTCGAGCTCCGTGGCGACGACCGCACGGCGCTTTCCGCGCTGGAAACGCTGTACGAAGAGGCGAACGACCCGAATGCGCTGCTCGATATTTTGCGGCGCCGGGCCGAGGTGGCCGAGGACGACTCGGAGAAGCGGCGCATCCTCTTCAAGCAAGCGCGCCTGTCCGACGAGACCCTCAAGGATCCCGCGGGGGCCATCGACACGTACCGGCAGATCCACGACACGTGGCACGACGACGCGGCGTTTTCGGCGCTGGAGCGGCTGTTCACGGCGACGGAGCGCTGGGACGATCTGATCTCGCTCTACGAAGGGCGCATCGGCAAAGGGCCGCCCGGGGACGTCAAGGCGGGGCTGCACCACAAGCTCGGCCACGTCTTCGAGGTGCGCCTCGGCGACCACCACCGCGCCTTCGACCAGTACGAAGCGGCCCTGCGCTTCGACAGCCGGCACGAGGCCACGGTGGCCTCGCTCGAAGGGCTCATGGCCGATCGCGCCCATGCGGCGCGCGCGGCGGAGATGCTCGAGCACGTCTACCTGGCGCGCCTCGATTGGCGCCGGGTGATGACCACGCTCGAGGCACGCCTCGACGTGAGCGAGGATCCCGACGAGAAGCGCCAGCTGCTGCGGCGCCTCGCGGGGTTGCACGAGGAGCAAGAGGAGAACTACCCGGCCGCGTTGGAAACGACGGCGAAGTTGCTCGCCGAGGACCTGACCGACGAGCCCACCTGGCACGAGCTCGATCGGCTCGCACGCGTGGCCAACGCCGAGGCGCGGCTGGCCGAGATCTACGCGACGGAGCTGGGTAAGATCACGGCGGACGAGCCGGCGACGGCCAAGTTGGCGCGGCGCACCGGGCATCTCTACGAGCAGCTCGGCGATCCCGAAAAGGCGCTGTCCTTCTACCGCCGCGCGCACGCATTTGCGCCGGAAGAGGACGACGAGTCGTTCGAGTCGATCGATCGCATCCTGCGTGAGACGAAGCAGCCCGAGGCGCGGGTCGATCTGTACCGAAGCGCGCTCGAATACCGCGAGGAGCCGGCGGCACGGCTGGCGACCTTGCACACGATTGCGCAGCTTCAAGAGAACGATCTCGAGAACGACGACCTGGCCATCGACACGTACCGCCAAGCCCTCGAGGTGGAGGAGACGGACGTCAAGTCGCTGGAGTCATTGGCGAGGTTGTTCGATCGGCGCGGGCGCTACACCGACTTGGCCGACTTGACGCGGCGGCGCGCGGAGCACAGTGCGCTGCCCGATGACGAGGCGAAGTTCCGCATCGTTCTGGGCAAGCTGCTCCAGCAGAAGCTGAACGACACGGCGGCGGCCATCGACGAGTACGAGAGCGTGGTCGAGCTCGGGCCCGATTCGGCGGCGGCGCGGGAGGCGATTGCCGCGCTGGAAGCGCTCATCGCGGATCCGGAGCACAAAGCCCACGTGGTCGACATTCTGCGGCCGATCTACGAGCGCGCCGACGATTGGCGGCACCTCGTGTCGGTCAACGACGAGCGTCTCGGTATCGCCGACGACGATTCGGAGAAGGTCGCCATCTTCCGCGAGACCGCGCGCCTCTGGGAGACGCGCGGC encodes:
- a CDS encoding tetratricopeptide repeat protein, with the protein product MSAQTIRNALGVLQEDPDNGQAWADLGTFFGNPEARQELSSELSTEELGALLESARRAHELRREYEAVAKLLQWEVEVAKGTEREAPLVTEMARVLDEELLDDEGSSLAYMHLLELRPGERVAVDALERAEGKRTKWFEIVKRYVDEAKGTKDPAFKSSLFVTGAEAAYRYGRPQLQGEGSKGQKKLEALEGEIVTGAKKALDIDPKNRRAALLLERVYRQRGDYALVAEVLELLARESPIKEEKSAAFLRLARVYAKRLNDPENAMKAYAAVVDASPGNVEATAALVDRFTDKQEWDSLVSLYEDQLAASSFTQGQEAGILLQIAMVHWKMRERPDAAEPFFARLRKIEPAHPQMLTFFRAWCHEKGEFGRLTQILTDAQRVLTDGPTRATIVAELAQLAEDGANATRAIEQWRSLLRQDPNNKEARQALKRLYRQTGGWNALADLLRGDLEKIGVEDKEARLPVLRDIAAIYRNDLKNDSALVTVLSQISTLDPEDKDAARELARVYAALGRWREMLATQARVAELETDIGARTEIYREVARRWLEQFSNMQNAVDAYEKLLDASPDDREANQKLRELYTKRRAYKPLYDLLARQVERLEQETPRELDVEAGTDPTGEEKRALWLEMAKLAADRLDRGADAVVAYKKVLAEEPSSQQALDALEKLADREKDYATVAEVLERRVELAAGAPGGTQTQLAILQKLGSIYADRLQDPKGSMRAWRRVLDLSPGHPKALRVLRDTFLAAADYEGLTELYATTEDFEGLAEVLSSAADRTPEPDAKIELSYRAADVYVDRLHAPERAFRAYERVLGVRPDDKRAAAALVPLYEREEKWARLPPLYEVLLQHATGDEEKLELLHKLAHITGHNLQDRAGSFVYARRAYQLDPNREEALETFEKASRASGEWEAFVTALNARLAEGAAQTGAAPKAGPGVPDETTRRTLRSKIAQVYALELGRIDDAITAYRSLVEDSPDDEETVGALDQLLRSEGRRDDLRWLFDQRVGRANTSWKIHLYNEWATLEEDVFGAPEQAVAIYRKILELVPQHGGALRSLARLLRAAGDAQGAAEALEKDRDQRDGVDRAQREVELARLYMSSLKRPLDALAAAQRALDIVPHPPPGSAHGSGSPEYRGAVEVIEELLHVPETRGRAAVLLEAHYDQTGNAQKQAEVLEVMIATAAAKKDRIALYSRLADVYEGKVGALTTAFDVIARAASEFPMELELWDRLAVLSNRTHRAQQFVHAIVEAVPPTGNTGLPDSVEMDLAERAATLYDEMLGDIVAAQPYLERILTRDPSNERAFQRLKQILTTLERWDELEVLYEKAISAAPDLGRRADLLADVALVAEEITGDRPKAIAYYERILQLEPNHDQTVRALDSLYSSEERWTNLADLLRGRLPVASLDEAVALKLRLGALYTARLEDPATAIGFLEDVLQADPTNREARDLTEKCLNVPELRPRAAVILEHVYVSLDAPRDLVRILEVRLETAQAIEERRELLRRIAELRDDRLQEGAFDVYARLVPIAPDDVDARNGLLTLAKKLGAFEEAARVLAESAEAANVPQPRAQILSELAQLLERYLGDADRAEVVYRQVLDIGPDEPDLALPIARSLERIYAASGRTRDLVEILRTEVRLEEDAAARREIQGRLGELCETSLDDPKGAIQAWRARLDDDPLDGAALGALDRLYERTQEWRALVDILRARERQVDEPKVRRQFMERVASTLADRLSDVPEAILAYRALVDEFGPDEGALSALERLYETAERWPDLAETIEARLAISETEEGRLALLGKLGAVRRERLDEVPQAIEAFRQALMIDAAHAPSRAALEGLLDHADVRREVAGILRPLYEADGQEESLLRVIDIEAEYAEEREARLQLYREAARAAETTLGDKRRAFGYSLRALREAESAEEFLPWLERAERLAQSIDAYPELVDLLREVAPELADGDLQVQVTLKIASLLRDALSDKAGARTYYVKALELRGDDRTALSALETLYEEANDPNALLDILRRRAEVAEDDSEKRRILFKQARLSDETLKDPAGAIDTYRQIHDTWHDDAAFSALERLFTATERWDDLISLYEGRIGKGPPGDVKAGLHHKLGHVFEVRLGDHHRAFDQYEAALRFDSRHEATVASLEGLMADRAHAARAAEMLEHVYLARLDWRRVMTTLEARLDVSEDPDEKRQLLRRLAGLHEEQEENYPAALETTAKLLAEDLTDEPTWHELDRLARVANAEARLAEIYATELGKITADEPATAKLARRTGHLYEQLGDPEKALSFYRRAHAFAPEEDDESFESIDRILRETKQPEARVDLYRSALEYREEPAARLATLHTIAQLQENDLENDDLAIDTYRQALEVEETDVKSLESLARLFDRRGRYTDLADLTRRRAEHSALPDDEAKFRIVLGKLLQQKLNDTAAAIDEYESVVELGPDSAAAREAIAALEALIADPEHKAHVVDILRPIYERADDWRHLVSVNDERLGIADDDSEKVAIFRETARLWETRGQDANKAFEAVRDAFVLDPDDGDTRAELDRLAGVTGRWDHLADAYQRGIERTSGVAEKELLGALARLHNDKRDDPRAALDAYDRLFRADETDIEPLEQMDELATLLADWTMLERVLGKRAELTTDDEQRASTWRRIGEVRRDMLEDGNGSIDAFERALELEPDSAFTMDRLIELYEAKNDPARLINLYRRRVELCSDDEADLKFQLYLDAANRYEFGLSDRREAIELLNQALEVRPGEVDVVRRLDKLYTAEKMWPELLENLRLQVAQTQDDVEGRTLRKRIGALLAHELDDAPQALGAYREVLESGAFDEEAAKAIRELGESRDELRGEAAAALEPVLRTAGRHEDLAFVLEMRLRAETEPSERTKTLRAIAEVAEQKLEDLDRAEAALLRALSEAPEDAELHTEIERLCERAAGRASNKGESWQRYADALAERAGSLFDPAIATDLFMRLGKVAEEKLVDDARAARAFVSAAEQSGDNETVLAALDRLFGRLGDARALADVLERRIAVEAAPDAQADLYHRLATLQIHEFEEPSKGLATLRLAVEQVPEHAASRGAMEQLLERDALFEEAFEALESVYRSLGRTDDLAKLYERKVSRAPGVRERARARLDLARVLEVDAHDALGAQRVLEAALVDDLTDADVLSEVERLAGSSGGNGFASLSDALAQALGAAKDVPPHTMAELWVRLATWRRDELKNEGASEEAFVQALALEPENVDVLRALENLRRAPGRERDLVETLRTRARLEHDVHTLGELLRESKEIAEHKLGDAALAESVLRAWLAEDEQNLWALEELTKLREGAGDHKEVIELLLRRAGIEADGPKIAGLKHRAAQVMTEKAGDVPSAIKLYEELREDDPADAPAQTKLRELYAQAGRHGDLARLLQDLIDSAEGPEQRTLLRLDLAKLEMELDRTTEAIDTLRAILDEVPSHGEAVLALSTLFERTGQDEELADLLNTQIERAERDQDATKELALKVRLGEVFETRLKDTPRAIATFEAVLEREPEHRAALEAVARLAESRNEWERASTALSTLTRIAPDEAGVRFAVRLATARTKLGDEEGAPAALRRALEIQPSNEEVRQQLRALYERQGKWNDLAVLLVGDAELVAKDYPEVLSPPADVSGNTSGARVTQPPGSIRPTGRPGPLSSPPSQVPPSLSGPRADYVRHLRRAAEIHIQERGSSTDAVPLLEQLAKSAPTDRELLLLLCDAYTAAGRERDATQVLEKVIHSYGAKRSKELSVYHHRLGKALASLGDKDVALVQFDMAFKIDPGSVNVLRDLGVLAFETNDLDRAQKTFRALLLQRLDGSTGISKGEVFYYLGEISAKQGDKAKAVQMLERAIENEPSLDRAKAKLEELKG
- a CDS encoding diacylglycerol kinase, with translation MVFSSTWRRSNGKGSSPAVGAGLAILVNANAKRGGRRIAAQLGRALPGARIRLTKTIDEIEGWLKTVRDARCILAAGGDGTAIALLNAMHHVLPKNDPLPIVGLLPLGTGNAWARSTGARKLGQLVDVLAGLGPGTLPTRRFGLVECEGVLTGFAGCGWDAQILNDYKNQLDAARGPGKRVAKSVYGYLGAMLFRTTPKQLVSGRPHVLIENMGDEVYTVDSTGKVVKIDGVGNGAVLYEGLASVAGCATVPEFGYGFRAFPFAERLPGYLSVRIYDRSALGAISNLHPLWHGAHPLRGMRDWFATAIRMTFSRPMPLQIGGDAVGERQTVDYRISERTVDMLDWRSLN
- a CDS encoding 1-acyl-sn-glycerol-3-phosphate acyltransferase, yielding MLSSRLSPERGSLALSLRTVYETFAISWPTVVDAALGRVRKDVCDERLRSWSQKIVAHTRIHLDVRGREHLEKGSSFLVMSNHQSHYDIPVVFAVVGGNIRMITKKELFKVPVFGAAMREAGFIEIDRSNRQRAVESLEIAKKMVAERVHVWIAPEGTRSRTGELLPFKKGGFNLALEAQLSVLPVTIDGTKDILPPDTMRSHADVNVKIVIHPPIDARAYGSNGRPGEGRVADFKASRDKLMRDVREAIERGF